One region of Juglans regia cultivar Chandler chromosome 4, Walnut 2.0, whole genome shotgun sequence genomic DNA includes:
- the LOC108989967 gene encoding cell division cycle protein 48 homolog: MNYDGLAKDRVEPIDNANDLKKRGGLDVDIQELNHSDPYIRGLDAWVLRKASQMNVPPKGILIYDYGLLGSGKTLILRVVATKNGAFFFCINGREIMFKLAGESESNLQKALEEVEKNATSIIFIDEIHFIAPKREKTHGEVERQIVSQLLTLMDGWKYRAHVIIIRATYCPNSVDPALRRFGRFDREIDMGVSDEVGSLEVLRIHTKNTKLFDDVGLEKISKVTHGYVGADLAALCTKVALQCIRKMDVIDLEDESTETEKLNDDTLEDSRVLCVFWWVICYSLASLIAVPSWVSVSWRIRVLHGLLCFKRTVKVGHFALCLLGSSNLGEDFGISTQTPSS; the protein is encoded by the exons ATGAACTATGATGGTCTTGCTAAAGATCGTGTTGAGCCAATAGATAATGCGAATGATTTGAAGAAACGTGGGGGTCTTGATGTGGATATACAAGAGCTTAATCACAGCGACCCATATATAAGGGGACTTGATGCATGGGTTCTTAGGAAAGCCAGTCAGATGAATGTG CCACCTAAAGGAATTTTGATTTATGATTATGGACTCCTGGGATCCggaaaaacattaatattaagggTTGTTGCTACTAAAAATGGAGCTTTCTTTTTCTGTATTAATGGGCGGGAGATAATGTTCAAATTGgctggagagagtgagagcaaTCTTCAAAAGGCACTTGAAGAAGTTGAAAAGAATGCTACATCTATTATTTTCATCGATGAGATTCATTTTATTGCTCCTAAGAGGGAGAAGACACATGGCGAGGTTGAAAGGCAAATTGTTTCACAATTGTTGACTCTTATGGATGGATGGAAATATCGGGCTCATGTTATTATTATAAGGGCTACATATTGTCCAAATAGCGTTGACCCAGCTTTGAGAAGGTTTGGTCGGTTCGATAGGGAAATAGACATGGGTGTTTCTGATGAAGTTGGGAGTCTTGAAGTTCTTCGCATCCATACCAAGAACACGAAGCTCTTTGATGATGTTGGCTTggaaaaaatctcaaaagttacCCATGGGTATGTCGGTGCTGATCTTGCAGCTCTTTGTACAAAAGTTGCACTGCAGTGCATTAGAAAGATGGATGTGATTGACTTGGAAGATGAATCCACTGAAACTGAG AAATTGAACGATGATACTCTTGAAGATTCTAGGGTTTTATGCGTTTTCTGGTGGGTGATATGCTATTCGTTGGCGTCTTTAATAGCTGTGCCGTCGTGGGTTTCTGTGAGTTGGCGAATTCGGGTTTTGCATGGTTTGCTCTGTTTCAAGCGAACTGTGAAAGTAGGACATTTCGCCCTTTGTTTGTTGGGTAGCTCAAACCTTGGAGAAGATTTTGGGATTTCTACTCAAACCCCATCATCCTAA